The Glandiceps talaboti chromosome 19, keGlaTala1.1, whole genome shotgun sequence genome contains a region encoding:
- the LOC144449893 gene encoding uncharacterized protein LOC144449893, translating into MASRNSLRWIIRPSGLFDTGNTDLSTLDVVTESDILKAAVDQSDLFPMLNDVVTEEGDLVPSPGFDVMGDTFFDAFTDLTAFLEGEESSQTSKEVTVFDAIACDAVTSNASTHEEDAVVRSEKTPRKRKREKDYDEGDDDEERKKSKVIEVTSSRTKPAKYRERRDKNNIASKRSRETRKMKDSEMEQKAVELEESNNKLKETIEELTAHTEFLRKKLIETLSSRGVGQNKT; encoded by the exons ATGGCCTCAAGGAATTCCTTACGTTGGATCATACGGCCAAGTGGCCTATTTGACACAG GGAACACCGACCTGTCTACACTTGACGTTGTGACAGAGTCGGACATCTTGAAGGCAGCTGTCGACCAATCAGATCTGTTCCCTATGCTGAATGACGTAGTCACTGAGGAGGGTGATCTTGTCCCCTCACCTGGCTTCGATGTCATGGGGGACACGTTCTTTGATGCCTTCACTGATCTGACTGCTTTCCTTGAGGGG GAGGAAAGCAGTCAGACTTCTAAAGAGGTGACAGTGTTTGATGCAATAGCCTGTGATGCTGTTACATCAAATGCTTCTACCCATGAAGAAGATGCAGTGGTCAGATCGGAAAAGACCCCCAGAAAAAGAAAACGTGAGAAAGATTACGATGAAggagatgatgatgaagaaagGAAAAAATCAAAAGTTATTGAAGTAACATCATCTAGGACAAAGCCTGCCAAATATCGCGAAAGAAGAGATAAAAACAACATCGCATCCAAAAGATCGCGCGAAACACGCAAAATGAAAGACTCTGAGATGGAACAGAAAGCAGTAGAATTGGAGGAAAGTAACAACAAACTGAAAGAAACCATCGAAGAACTTACTGCACATACAGAGTTCTTGAGAAAGAAACTCATAGAGACTCTATCATCCAGAGGCGTAGgccaaaacaaaacataa